The region TGCCGGGGTCCATGAAGTGGAATCGACCCATCGCGTCTGCAACGTTCGAAGACGCCTTACCCCTGAAGGCCTCCACCAAATCGGGCGACGGCCGCGGCGTGTCCGTGAAGATCCGGAATCCGATGGCTCCGTGAGTCGACATCAGTTCGAGATCTCCAGAACGGTTTTGTATAGGAACTCTACGAAGAGCGGCATCCCGGCTATGGGTGTTCGTTCATCGTTCCCGTGTGCTCGCGATCCCGTCGCCGGGTCCGTTGGGAGTCCAATGCCATACGCGAGAATCCCAGCCGCCCGCAGCTGCGAGGAATCGGTCCCCCCCGTCAGCATGGTCGGTATCGTGGTCGCCGCCGGAAATAGGTCGGCCTGGATCTTTTCCATGGCGCGAAACAGATCGGAGTCGATGGGCATCGGGTCCGACACCGGGCGACGTGCCCCGAAACGCACCACCTCTATTGTCGAATCGTCCACTACCCGCTCAATCTCCGCCTTGAGCCAAAGCGTATCCTCTTGAGGCAAGGCGCGGATATCGAGCGTGGCGATGGCTTCCGCAGGAATGACGTTTCGGCGAAAGCCACCCTCGATGATCGTCGGTGAAACCGAGGTACGTAGCATGGAGTTCGCCGTGAGGTCCGTAAGCCTCAGTTGCTCCTGAACCAGGTCCGTGATCTCGGGGTTTTCCAGATTCCGGTAGAGGTAAGCAGTCTCAGGAGACGAAATTTCAGCCATGCGACGGAAGTACTCTCGCGTCGTGGAATTCAGGCGCATGGGGGGCTGCCATAAACCGAACTTCGCTACCGCTCGGGCCAAAGCCACGATGGGATTGTCGGGCCTGGGCCGGGATCCGTGACCCGACGTTCCACTGGCCACCAGCCGCATGCGCGTACTCACTTTTTCCGTCGTCGCAACGGTCAGGCGGGTGATTTCGCCGTCGATCAGCGAAAAGCCCCCACCCTCGTTGAGCGCGAACTCCGCATCGATCTTATCGAAGTGTTCGGCGACCATGAACTCGACCCCGAGATGGGCCATCCCCTCTTCACCCGCATTGGCCATGAAGATGACGTCCCGGTCGAGTTCGATACCCGACCGCGCGATCATCAGAAAAACCTCGAGCGCACCTGCCGTCATACCCTTGTCGTCCTGCGCGCCACGACCCCACAGGTAGCCGTCTTTGATCACGGCGGCGAATGGGTCCACCGTCCATGAATC is a window of Longimicrobiales bacterium DNA encoding:
- a CDS encoding M20/M25/M40 family metallo-hydrolase yields the protein MRRRVCLFLIAAGLSVSPLVAQDFAASGDEAISLLQGMVRIDSSSPPGNETEVCEFIQGVLAAEGIESHIYEMEPGRGNLVARIPGNGSKRPILLMGHIDVVGVERDSWTVDPFAAVIKDGYLWGRGAQDDKGMTAGALEVFLMIARSGIELDRDVIFMANAGEEGMAHLGVEFMVAEHFDKIDAEFALNEGGGFSLIDGEITRLTVATTEKVSTRMRLVASGTSGHGSRPRPDNPIVALARAVAKFGLWQPPMRLNSTTREYFRRMAEISSPETAYLYRNLENPEITDLVQEQLRLTDLTANSMLRTSVSPTIIEGGFRRNVIPAEAIATLDIRALPQEDTLWLKAEIERVVDDSTIEVVRFGARRPVSDPMPIDSDLFRAMEKIQADLFPAATTIPTMLTGGTDSSQLRAAGILAYGIGLPTDPATGSRAHGNDERTPIAGMPLFVEFLYKTVLEISN